GGAGCTATTGTTTTTTCCAAGAAAAAGAATAAGGACGAAGTTTTATCATGACCAAGATAATTATCTTATCGCTTTTGATGATGCTTGTTACAGCTCCTTCGAGAATTCTACCGGCCTTCCTTCTCGCCGAGAGGAAACTTCCTCCTTTTATTAAATCTTTTTTGCACTATGTTCCCTATGCGATTTTAGGTTCACTCATTTTCCCAGATATTCTTAAATCGGCCGGAAATATTTAT
The window above is part of the Synergistaceae bacterium genome. Proteins encoded here:
- a CDS encoding AzlD domain-containing protein, with amino-acid sequence MTKIIILSLLMMLVTAPSRILPAFLLAERKLPPFIKSFLHYVPYAILGSLIFPDILKSAGNIYSSVAGAIAAFILAWLGRSTLTVLVGAILAAFVISHFGSL